The region GATGCTGGCCCGTCTGAGTCTTGGACCGGAGCACGAGTCCTGGATGATGATGAGCGGACTCATCGCTCTTTGCGTCTTGCTGGCAGTGGCGCTGGTCGTCCTGCCCCTGTTCGGGGCGCGCGTGGCCGTGGTCACGGCGGTCACGGCCGTCCTGGGGATCCTGGTCATGTGCTACATCATCTGCGTATCCCGCGTATTTCTGCGGAACACGCCCGCCGGCCATGCGGGCAGGCATGTGCACCGGGGTTTCCACTGAGCTCTGGCGCCGCCGGAGCGGGACGGCCCACATCGGCCGATCTCTGAGGAGGAAGCTGTCAGAATGATTGATCAAAAGCAGAAGCACGTCGGGAACCCCAAGCTGACGGAGATCGCCCTCCCGGTGAGAGGGATGTCCTGCGCGTCATGCGTGGCCACCGTGGAAGGCGCGCTGCGCGGCATCGACGGTGTGGCCTCGGCGACGGCCAGTCTCACCGCCGAGAAGGCCTTCGTTACCTTCGATCCGGGCAAGGTGCGCCTGGCCGACCTGGAGCAGGCCATCCGGGATGTCGGGTACGAGGTGGGGAAGGAAGTCCTGGCGCTGCAGATCGGCGGGATGAGCTGCGCCTCCTGCGTGACGTCCATCGAGACGGCGGTGGGCAGCCTGCCGGGCGTAGCCTCCGTGCAGGTGAACCTGCCCGCGGGGACGGCAACGGTGACGTACTACCCCGGCCTGGTCACCCCGGCCCTGATCAAGCGAACGATCCGCGATCTGGGCTACCAGGCCGCCGAGAGGCTGGAGGGAGCGGCGGCTCTGGACCGGGAGCGGGAGGCCCGCCGTCGGGAGATCCGCCGCCAGGGGCGGTGGATGCTGGTGGCCTGGCCGCTGGCGCTGGTAGTCATGCTGGGGACCTTCCAGGATGTCTGGATCCTCCCGCGTTTCGTGCCAGGGGTCCTGGCGAATCCTCTCATCCTCTTCGCCCTGACCACGCCCATCGTCTTCGGCCCCGGGTGGCAGTTCTTCATCAATAGCTACAGGGGGCTGCGCCACGGGGTGACTGACATGAACCTGCTCTACGCCACAGGAATCGGCGCGGCCTACCTCATCGCCGTGATCAACACCTTCTTCCCCCATGCAGGTTTCGGCGGGCCGGAGGCGACGTTCTACGAGGCGGCAGCGCTGCTCACCGCCTTCATCATCCTGGGCCGATACCTGGAGGCGCTGACCCGCGGCCGCGCCTCGGAAGCCATCCGCAAACTGATGAGCCTGCAGCCGAAGGTTGCCCGGGTGCTGCGTAACGGCGCCGAGGTGGAGATTCCTGCGGACGAGGTAGAGGTGGATGAAGTGGTCGTTGTGCGTCCCGGCGAGCAGATCCCGGTAGACGGGATCGTCCTTGAGGGCTACTCGGCTGTCGACCAGTCGATGATCACCGGCGAGTCCATGCCTGTGGAAAAGCGGGCGGGCGATGAGGTCATCGGCGGCACGATGAACAAGACGGGCGCCTTTAAGTTCCGGGCCACCAAGGTCGGCCGCGACACGGCGCTGGCACAGATCATCAAGCTGGTCGAAGACGCCCAGACCAGCAAGGCGCCCATCCAGCGGCTGGCTGACCTGGTCGCCGGCAAGTTCATATTCTGGGTACACGTGCTGGCCCTGGCAGTCTTCCTCTTCTGGTTCTTCATCGGCTACGCCCGGTTCTTCTCCCCGGAGACCCGCCTGATGCTCACCCCCTACACGCTGGCCGGCGTGGGGGTGTTCGGCTTTGCCCTGCTGGTCTCCGTGGCGGTGCTGGTGATCTCCTGCCCCTGCGCCGTGGGCATGGCCACGCCCAGCGCCATAATGGCCGGCACCGGTAAGGCGGCGGAGCACGGCATCCTCTTCAAGGGCGCCGACGCCATCGAGGCGGCCAGCCGGCTCACCCACATCGTCTTCGATAAGACCGGCACCCTGACAAGAGGCGAGCCGTCGGTTACCGACGTGGTGGCCGCAGAGGGGTGGTTGGAGGACCGGGTGCTGCGCCTGGGGGCGGCTGCGGAGGTGAACTCGGAGCATCCCCTGGGAGAGGCCATCGTGCGGGCGGCGCGCGGCCGCGGGCTGGCCGTGGACGAGCCCGAGGCCTTCAGCGCCATCCCCGGACATGGAGTGGAGGCCCGTGTCGGCGGCCGCATGGTGCTGCTGGGGAACCGGCGTCTGATGCGTGACCGCGGGGTAGACATCACTGCCTTTCGGGGTCAGGCGGAGCGCCTGGAGGAAGACGGCAAGACAGTCATGTTTGTGGCCGCCGACGGGCAAGTAGCCGGCCTCATCGCCGTAGCCGATACGCTCAAGGAGCACTCTGCGGAGGCCGTGCACATCCTGCACCGTCTGGGGCTGCGCGTGGTCATGATCACCGGAGACAACCGGCGGACCGCGGAAGCCATCGCCCGGCAGGTGGGGATCGACCGCGTCCTGGCCGAGGTCCTGCCGCAGGACAAGGCCCTGGAGGTCAAGGGCATGCAGATGCGCGGCATGCGCGTGGCCATGGTCGGTGATGGCATCAACGACGCCCCTGCGCTGGCCCAGGCCGACGTGGGCATGGCCATCGGCTCGGGCACCGACGTGGCCAAGGAGACGGGGCACGTGGTCCTGATCAAGGACGACCTGCGGGACGTGGTCACGGCCATCGAGGTGGCCAAGGCCACGATGCGCAAGGTCAAGCAGAACCTCTTCTGGGCGTTCGTCTACAACACGGTGACCATTCCCATCGCCGCCGGTCTCCTCTACCCCTGGTCCCGGCAGGTGGTCAGCCCGGAGATCGCCGCCTTCCTCATGGCCATCAGCTCGCTGACGGTGACGCTGAACACGACGCTGCTCAAGCGGTTTGTCCCCAGCCTGCGAGGCGGCAGGGCTCTGGCTGGCATCCGGCGGGAGCTGGCACCCCTGGTAGGCGTCCCGCACTGAGGAGGAAGGGCCATGCGACAGAGCAGCACCGTGCGCCTGGCAGGTCTTCTGGGCATGGGCATCGCGCTGGCCGCGGCGGCGGCCTTCTACGGCGCGGCCACCGTCGCTGGCTACGCCCCCGTTGCCCGCTACGGTGGGGCCCTGTGGGTGGGCCTGCTGGCCTGGATCATCACCATGCCTGTGCTGGCGCCCCTGCTCCGGCGGCGGGCGTAGGCGGAGGACCGCTTTCGGGAGGAGATGGCGATGGCAGAGCTGTGGCAGGCATACGGGAACTGGATTCTCTTCGCGCTGTTCTTCATCCTCATGATGGGGCACCATCTGTTCATGGGACACGGCGGCCATGGCGGGCGGCGCGTTGCGGCGGGCGGGACGGCGCACGGAGAGGGGCACGGAGAGGGGCACAGGGAGCGGCACGATGAGGCGCCCAAGGAGGTGCACGGAGAGGGGAACCTGGAGGGGCACGCAGAGGGGCACCCTCACAGCGCGAAGGGGAGCGCCGCCACGCCGCGTCGCTACCGGGGGCATTCCGGGGGCTGCTGCCATTGAGCCAAGGAGGGCTGGCATGCGGCTGAGGCGACGGTTGGCTGCTGTGGTCCTGTTGGCCGCGGCATTTGCCCTAACCCCTGGGGGCACGGCGCTGGCGCACAAGGGGAAGTTGCCCCAGGACGCCCTCACCCTGGTGCGACAGGCCGCCGCCCTGCTGGCGCAGAACCCGGGGATGACTGGCGAGGTGCGGGAGCGCCTGCAGGCCGCCCTGAAATCCAGGAAGCCGGAAGGCGTTCGCCTGGAGCAGGTGGCTGAGGCGCTGCGCGCCCTGGAGCGGCGGGACGTCGCTACCGCGCGTCGCCTGCTGGCGATGGCCATCAT is a window of Armatimonadota bacterium DNA encoding:
- a CDS encoding heavy metal translocating P-type ATPase, whose protein sequence is MIDQKQKHVGNPKLTEIALPVRGMSCASCVATVEGALRGIDGVASATASLTAEKAFVTFDPGKVRLADLEQAIRDVGYEVGKEVLALQIGGMSCASCVTSIETAVGSLPGVASVQVNLPAGTATVTYYPGLVTPALIKRTIRDLGYQAAERLEGAAALDREREARRREIRRQGRWMLVAWPLALVVMLGTFQDVWILPRFVPGVLANPLILFALTTPIVFGPGWQFFINSYRGLRHGVTDMNLLYATGIGAAYLIAVINTFFPHAGFGGPEATFYEAAALLTAFIILGRYLEALTRGRASEAIRKLMSLQPKVARVLRNGAEVEIPADEVEVDEVVVVRPGEQIPVDGIVLEGYSAVDQSMITGESMPVEKRAGDEVIGGTMNKTGAFKFRATKVGRDTALAQIIKLVEDAQTSKAPIQRLADLVAGKFIFWVHVLALAVFLFWFFIGYARFFSPETRLMLTPYTLAGVGVFGFALLVSVAVLVISCPCAVGMATPSAIMAGTGKAAEHGILFKGADAIEAASRLTHIVFDKTGTLTRGEPSVTDVVAAEGWLEDRVLRLGAAAEVNSEHPLGEAIVRAARGRGLAVDEPEAFSAIPGHGVEARVGGRMVLLGNRRLMRDRGVDITAFRGQAERLEEDGKTVMFVAADGQVAGLIAVADTLKEHSAEAVHILHRLGLRVVMITGDNRRTAEAIARQVGIDRVLAEVLPQDKALEVKGMQMRGMRVAMVGDGINDAPALAQADVGMAIGSGTDVAKETGHVVLIKDDLRDVVTAIEVAKATMRKVKQNLFWAFVYNTVTIPIAAGLLYPWSRQVVSPEIAAFLMAISSLTVTLNTTLLKRFVPSLRGGRALAGIRRELAPLVGVPH